TTCGAGGTAGACGTCGGTGCGCACCGACAAGCGGTACACCGCCATCAGGTCGACCTGATGCCACTTCGGATCGGAACCGTATTTGACGGTGTTCTCGACGTGGCCGTTCGTGTACGTGTACGCGCCGCCGACGCTGAACGCGGGCGTCAGTTGATACTTGCCGTTCAGCTCGTAGTTGTCGAAACGCACCGTGCCGCCCGTCGAGCCGAACGATGCGGTGTTCTCGTATTCGGCGCGCGTGTAGACGAAGCCGAGCGTCGCGGGGCCGAACGCGTAGTTCAGGCCGCCGCCGTACGAGCGCATCCGGTCCGCGCCGAGCGAGAAGCCGCCCTTGCCGTTCGCCGCCGATTCGACGATGTCGACCGCGCCCGGGCTGCCCGCGGTCGTGCCCTTCGAGCCATTGATCTGCAGATAGCCGGCCGCGACGTTCAGCGGCCCGCGCGTGTAGCTCGCGCCGAAGCTGTATGCGCGGTTCGTCGCGAAATCGGTGCTGTTCGACATCGCGTACATGCCGCCGAACTTCAGGCCCGCGTACGTGTTGCTCGTGTACTTGATCGCGTTGTTGATCCGCAGCGAGTGGTTCAGGTTGTCGTTGTCGAACGGATGCGCGAAGCTCGCGTCGCCGAACGTGCCCGCCGTCGCCGACAGCGGCGCGACGAAATCGACGAGCGAATCGTATTGCCGGCCGATCGTCAGGGTGCCGAAACGATCGTCGGACAGCCCCACATACGCGAACCGGCCGAACAGCCGGCCGTCCTGGCCCAGCTTGCCGTTCTCGACGTTGAAGCCGTTCTCCAGCACGAACAGCGCCTTCAGGCCGCCGCCGAGATCCTCGGTGCCCCGCAGGCCGAAGCGGGTGCCGTTCACGGCGCCCGTCGTCGCCTGCACGAGGCCGCCGTGCGAATTGCCGCTCGCGACGTTGTTCGTGTACATGATGCCCGCGTCGATCAGGCCGTACAGCGTGACCGAGCTCTGCGCGTGTGCGGCCGTCGCGGCCAGGACCCCTGCGGTTGCGCATGCAAACCGGATGTTTTTCACAACGAAACTCCTTGTTGATTGGAATGAAACGACTCGATCCGACGACGGTCGAGTTTAGGGATTCGTGCGCCGCGGATCTGCGGCCCGACGCGCAGCGCTTCTTTGCGCAGGCCGGAACGAACGGACACATTTCCGTCACGAAGCCGCCCCCCCGATCGGCCGCGCGACACGCGCGGCGCGCCCTTCAGTGTTGTGCAATCCGGAAGGCTGCTTGCCGGCGCGGCCGGTTTTTCCACGCGCGGCGGCTGCGTAGACTTGGTCTCGTCAGTCCGGATCGCCGATCGCGGACTGCATCGAATCGAATCACACTGGAGGTCATCTTGAAATCGATCGTCGTCACCGCCGCCGCCGCACTCGTGCTCGCCGCGCCGGCCGTCTCGTTTGCTCAATCGTCGAACGGCTCGCTCACGCGCGCGCAAGTCATTCAGGAGCTCGTCGATCTGGAATCGGTCGGCTACCAGCCGTCGCGCGGCAACGACAACACCTACCCCGACGACATCCAGAGCGCGCAGCGCCGCCTCGACGCGAAGCGTCTCGCCGCGCGCAAGGCGGCCGAGGCCGCGTACGGCCCGGCCGTCGCGGGCGCCGCGCAGGCGGGCAAGCCTGCGGCCGGCGCGCGGTAAGCGAGCGTCGTTCGACAGGCATCGTTCAGGGAGGCGTCGTCAGTGAAGAGGCAGGCGCGCGACGCGCCGCCTCTTTGCCGGTTGATGTTTGACGTTTGCTGTTTTGCCGCTTTGTTGCCTTGCTCTTACCGCTTGGCCCGCGCGCCTTGCCGAAGCTATCGCGCCGCTCCCGCACCAGCAAGCCGTCGCCGTGCGCATCGCTCCGGCATTCCGGCAGCCCGCGCCGAGGCTCACGCGGCGATCACGCGACGATCGCCGTGAAGGAGCGCCGCGCCGCATCCCGAGCCCGGTATGCGATTGCCTTTCACGACCGACGCGACAGGCACGGACAACACGGCACGGGCATCGCTCAATGCGATACGCGGACATACGGACATGCTGATATACGAACACGCGCGA
The nucleotide sequence above comes from Burkholderia thailandensis E264. Encoded proteins:
- a CDS encoding porin, with the protein product MKNIRFACATAGVLAATAAHAQSSVTLYGLIDAGIMYTNNVASGNSHGGLVQATTGAVNGTRFGLRGTEDLGGGLKALFVLENGFNVENGKLGQDGRLFGRFAYVGLSDDRFGTLTIGRQYDSLVDFVAPLSATAGTFGDASFAHPFDNDNLNHSLRINNAIKYTSNTYAGLKFGGMYAMSNSTDFATNRAYSFGASYTRGPLNVAAGYLQINGSKGTTAGSPGAVDIVESAANGKGGFSLGADRMRSYGGGLNYAFGPATLGFVYTRAEYENTASFGSTGGTVRFDNYELNGKYQLTPAFSVGGAYTYTNGHVENTVKYGSDPKWHQVDLMAVYRLSVRTDVYLEGMYQHASGRNYVAMINTAGGASSTGNQVVAAVGLRTRF
- a CDS encoding DUF4148 domain-containing protein, yielding MKSIVVTAAAALVLAAPAVSFAQSSNGSLTRAQVIQELVDLESVGYQPSRGNDNTYPDDIQSAQRRLDAKRLAARKAAEAAYGPAVAGAAQAGKPAAGAR